From the Toxotes jaculatrix isolate fToxJac2 chromosome 15, fToxJac2.pri, whole genome shotgun sequence genome, one window contains:
- the en1a gene encoding homeobox protein engrailed-1a → MEEQRDLNSTDSSEGESVSPSPSLPSPPILPLQVAQQAHRTTNFFIDNILRPDFGCKKDHVLGSRERAQTSGRERVHSLVSRPSLPGTPSQDSNCSSDSTSSSTSSTSLASPKKSNGSGGGAAAAAAPGGDGGGGVKAEERTGGGAGENTSSSLVVLNGTGAPTPESQPLLWPAWVYCTRYSDRPSSAGPRTRKLKKSKSGKEDKRPRTAFTAEQLQRLKTEFQVNRYITEQRRQSLAQELNLNESQIKIWFQNKRAKIKKASGFKNGLALQLMAQGLYNHSTTTIQEDKEDSD, encoded by the exons ATGGAGGAGCAGCGGGATCTGAACAGCACGGATAGCAGCGAGGGAGAGAGCGTCTCCCCGTCTCCCAGCCTGCCCTCGCCTCCCATTCTCCCTCTGCAGGTCGCGCAGCAGGCCCACAGAACCACCAACTTTTTCATCGACAACATTCTGCGACCGGACTTCGGCTGCAAGAAGGACCACGTTCTGGGATCGCGGGAGAGGGCGCAGACCTCCGGCCGGGAGCGCGTTCACTCGTTGGTCAGCAGGCCAAGTCTTCCCGGGACGCCGTCCCAGGATTCCAactgcagcagtgacagcacTTCGTCCTCCACGTCCTCAACCTCTTTGGCGAGTCCCAAAAAGAGCAACGGCAGCGGCGGAGGAGCCGCAGCCGCCGCCGCTCCCGGTGGAGACGGCGGCGGCGGCGTGAAAGCCGAGGAAAGGACTGGCGGCGGAGCCGGGGAGAACACCTCCTCGTCGCTTGTGGTGCTGAACGGCACCGGGGCGCCCACACCCGAGAGCCAGCCGCTGCTCTGGCCTGCCTGGGTCTACTGCACCCGGTACTCGGACAGGCCTTCATCTG CTG GCCCAAGGACACGGAAACTGAAAAAGTCGAAAAGCGGCAAAGAGGACAAGCGGCCGCGCACGGCCTTCACAGCCGAGCAGCTGCAGAGACTGAAGACGGAGTTTCAGGTGAACCGCTACATCACGGAACAGCGGCGGCAGTCTCTGGCCCAGGAGCTCAACCTCAACGAGTCCCAGATCAAAATCTGGTTTCAGAACAAGCGGGCCAAAATCAAAAAGGCCAGCGGCTTCAAGAACGGGCTTGCGCTGCAGCTGATGGCGCAGGGACTGTACAACCATTCCACCACTACCATCCAGGAAGACAAGGAGGACAGCGACTGA